The following are from one region of the Primulina eburnea isolate SZY01 chromosome 17, ASM2296580v1, whole genome shotgun sequence genome:
- the LOC140818295 gene encoding uncharacterized protein has product MDQRRKIVILLLVNHTLCRSFLMLCLLIREHTQLVSISRRVRRRAAASYSMIERVNAQLSNLHRIIEVGDIQCVNNLRMNQRAFGRLCYLLTNIGGLGDSRYVRVEEKVAMFLSILAHHKKNRVAGHDYVRSGQTVSAHFHDVLKALLKLHPLLLVKPSPVDDDCRNEAWSCFKGCLGALDGTHIGVHVPCRDKARYRNRKGTIAVNVLGVCDRNMNFIYALTGWEGSAADARVLRDALNRDDSLRVPRGSYYLCDNGYANVEGFLTPYRRVRYHRDAWGNRACGPQDYKELFNWRHSQARNVIERAFGLLKKRWAILRSPSFYPLKVQNLIILACILLHNFIRTQMDEDPMDNVEEYVRSPANDTQNDFITTEESSIGWDAWRDELAMSMWNSNN; this is encoded by the exons ATGGATCAACGTAGAAAAATTGTAATCCTTCTACTGGTGAACCATACATTATGTCGATCTTTTTTGATGTTATGCCTCTTAATACGAGAGCATACCCAATTGGTGTCAATTAGTCGACGTGTGCGTCGAAGAGCAGCTGCTTCGTACAGCATGATCGAAAGAGTCAACGCGCAATTGAGCAATTTGCATAGGATTATCGAGGTAGGAGATATCCAATGCGTCAATAACTTAAGGATGAATCAAAGAGCGTTTGGACGGCTCTGTTATTTGTTAACAAACATAGGAGGGTTAGGAGATTCAAGATACGTACGCGTTGAAGAGAAAGTGGCCATGTTCTTGTCTATATTGGCGCATCATAAAAAGAATCGGGTAGCTGGGCATGATTACGTACGTAGTGGACAGACAGTTAGTGCTCATTTCCATGATGTTCTTAAAGCATTGCTAAAGTTACATCCACTACTCCTTGTCAAGCCGTCTCCTGTCGACGATGATTGTAGAAATGAAGCGTGGAGTTGTTTTAAG GGTTGCCTCGGCGCATTGGATGGAACCCATATCGGTGTACACGTCCCTTGCCGAGATAAAGCAAGATACAGAAATCGAAAAGGTACAATTGCAGTTAATGTATTGGGTGTATGTGACCGAAATATGAATTTCATATACGCTCTCACGGGCTGGGAGGGATCCGCGGCAGATGCTCGAGTTTTAAGAGATGCGCTAAACAGGGATGATTCATTGAGAGTTCCCCGAG GTTCTTATTATCTATGTGATAATGGATACGCAAATGTTGAGGGTTTCTTGACGCCGTATCGCCGTGTTAGGTATCATCGCGATGCTTGGGGCAATCGTGCTTGCGGTCCACAAGATTACAAAGAGTTGTTCAATTGGAGACACTCTCAAGCTCGTAACGTAATAGAAAGAGCATTTGGTTTGCTGAAAAAAAGATGGGCCATCCTTCGAAGTCCTTCATTTTACCCACTGAAAGTTCAGAACCTTATAATTTTGGCTTGCATACTATTACACAATTTTATACGAACTCAGATGGATGAAGATCCAATGGACAACGTTGAGGAATATGTTCGTAGCCCGGCTAATGACACACAAAATGATTTCATTACCACTGAGGAGTCTTCAATTGGGTGGGATGCGTGGAGAGACGAGTTAGCAATGTCGATGTGGAACTCGAACAATTAA